The sequence GCCACCGCCTTTGCCATGATCTTCGAGGCCAGCGCGCTGTCCTTCACGGTCTGGCGCAAGCTCGGCATCGTCATGGCGATCTTCGTGCCTGCCAAAGGAGCCGCCTGATGGCCGCCATCCCGTTGCTCGAGGAAACCAGCGGCGGCACCGCCGGCGCCATGGTGTCCGGCCTTGCCGGGCTGGCGCGCGACCCCGACCCCGCCCATATCGAAATCCTTGCCAACAACCGGCCCGAGCGCAAGCTTGCCATCTATCCGGCGTCCGCCGGCTTCGACCTGGTCGAGGAGCTGGATTATCTCTGCGCCCGCACGATCGAGCCGAACGTCTTCTTCAACCCACGCTTCCTGGCGCCCGCAATGCCTCGGCTGGAGGATCGCGAGGTGCGGCTGGCGGTGATCCGCGACGGCGACGAATACCGCAACCGGCTGCGCCTTCTGGTGCCGCTCTCGGTGGAACGGCCCGTGGTGCCGCTCGGCGTTCCGGTGATGCGCACCTGGGCGAGCCCCTTCGGTCCGCTCGGCACGCCGCTGATCGACCGCGACGATCCGATCGGCGTCGTCGAGGATTTCTTCTCGATGCTGTCGCGCCCGCATCTCAAGCTGCCGAAAGTCCTCGTGCTGCCCGACATCAGGCTCGACGGTCCGGTGGCAAGCCTGCTTGACTCCGTTGCCGAGACGCGCGGCCTGACGCTGGTCACCACCGGTCAGACCTCGCGACCCGTGCTGCAGAGCGAACTCGACGGCGACGACTATCTGAAGGCATCGCTGCGTTCGCACCATTATCGCGAGTTCCGCCGCCTGAAGCGGCGCCTTGCCGACCTCGGCAGGCTGGAGCATGTGGTGGCGCGCGGCCCCGAGGAAATCCGCCACGCCATCGAAAGCTTCCTGACGCTGGAAGCGTCCGGCTGGAAGGGCCGCGAGCGCACCGCCATGGCGATCGACCGCTTCCGCGCCGCCTTTGCCCGCGAGGCCGTCCACCGGCTCGCCGAACAGGACATGTGCCGCATCCATTCGCTGACACTCGACGGCCGGACCATCGCCTGCCTGATCGTCTTCGTCGAGGCCGGCGTCGCCTACACCTGGAAGACGGCCTATGACGAGACGCTATCAGCCTATTCGCCCGGCACGCTGCTGATGATCGAGGTCACCAGGCAGCATCTCGACGATCCCAACATCATGATGACCGATTCCTGCGCGGTGCCGGACCATCCGGTGATGAGCAGGCTGTGGACCGAGCGCAAGCCGATCGGCACGCTGGTGA is a genomic window of Mesorhizobium huakuii containing:
- a CDS encoding GNAT family N-acetyltransferase, with the protein product MAAIPLLEETSGGTAGAMVSGLAGLARDPDPAHIEILANNRPERKLAIYPASAGFDLVEELDYLCARTIEPNVFFNPRFLAPAMPRLEDREVRLAVIRDGDEYRNRLRLLVPLSVERPVVPLGVPVMRTWASPFGPLGTPLIDRDDPIGVVEDFFSMLSRPHLKLPKVLVLPDIRLDGPVASLLDSVAETRGLTLVTTGQTSRPVLQSELDGDDYLKASLRSHHYREFRRLKRRLADLGRLEHVVARGPEEIRHAIESFLTLEASGWKGRERTAMAIDRFRAAFAREAVHRLAEQDMCRIHSLTLDGRTIACLIVFVEAGVAYTWKTAYDETLSAYSPGTLLMIEVTRQHLDDPNIMMTDSCAVPDHPVMSRLWTERKPIGTLVIGLTPDADRLARQAASQLHLYRETRNMARLLRNRMKSLLRRR